The window CGCCATACCTTCGCGCCGTCCCGCGTCATTATCGGCGACCAGAACCTCAATGTTATGGGCCGTATTTTGCATGGCGATGGATTCCAGCGTGCGCTGCAACCCCAGCGGTCGATTGCATGTGGCGACGCAGATTATGATCCTAGCCATGAGCCGTCTCCGCTGAAGAAATTTGTCGCCGTTGCCATTGTGGGCGCGGCTTGGCCTTGAAGGTTGCATGCGCCGTTGCGATGGCTGCGAGGAAGATCACCCAGACCTGCCGGTCTTTGTCGAAGAAGCTGGTTTCCAGCAGGTTCTGGTACATGACGAACACCCAGACTGCGAAGGCTGGCACCATCAGATGCTGGTTCTGCTTGGTGGAGCCGGTCAGGAACCAATAGGCTGGCAGAGCCAAAAAGCTGACCAGCAGCATGATCAGTCCCAGTGGTCCGGTCGTTACGAGGATTTCCAGATATCCATCATGCGAGTGGGCTGTAAGCATCTGAAACTGCTGGTTTAAATAGTCATGGGCGGGGGAATTTGTGCCGACCTGCCAAAAACCGCCGAAGCCAGCGCCCAGATAGGGATGATCCGCCAGATAATCGAATACCACCTGCCAGATCGAGACACGCCCGGTAAAACTGGTCGGATCGGCGAAAAGCCGCTCGATTGTCGGTTGATACGCAATATAGAGCGCCAGGAACCCCACCATGCCAAAGCCCAGCATCATGAGCAGGATCGCCCGCTTTTGCGTGCTGTCGCTGAGCGCCCGGTAGATGTTGCTGATCATGAGCATACCGATGCACAGCGCCAGCGACGTTTTGCTCTTCGTACCGACTACGAACAGGAAAGCCATGAGAGCAAACAGCGCATAATACCATTTGCGCCGGTCTATCCACGCATTGCCGCAAACGATGAAGCACAATGCCATCACCGCTCCCGCAATATTCTTGTGGAAGAAAAAGCCTCTCCATGCGCCGATGAGCGCCTTGTCGCTCTCGGTAGGCGGATGCACCGCCGCAGGGGTCAGCGGCATGGATATCCAACAAATAATCAGCGACGTGATCAACGCCCACCGCAGGGCGGTGAACAACCTTTCCGGCCCCATCAGCGCCAGCGCGCAGAATGTGATGTAGATCACGATAAATTGTTGCATCACACGTTTGAAGGATACGAAGGGATCCACGCCCCAACTGCATGTGATCAGAAACCAGACGAGCATGATCGCCAGCGGCCAGAAGGTGAAACGGTATTTCAGCGGATGCTGCCGCAGCATCTGCACCGCCGTCAGCAGCAAGGCAAAGCCGATGAACAAGGCCTGCTTGAAAAGGTCCGATCCGTCGTTATCCGCCGCCATCGCCACCAGTTCGTCCTGCGTGCGCGACGCGAAGGGCTGCTGGCCGATGAATACCATCATCAGGAACACGAAGTAGAAGATCTGCGCGACCACCACTATGCGGCTGTCCTGCTCCGCAACCGATGAACCGGGCAGGGCGGGGGAGGGCACATTGCCGATGCGATGCCAGGTGGAGGCCATCAGCCCGTCACTCCGTGCTGGGCGCGCCATTTCCGGTCGATCTGCCATATGCCCAGCATCATCACTAACTGCGACAGTACGACGCCCGCGATGGAAAAAATCGGGGCCACGGCCAGCGTCAGCAGGGTCACCGCCATGAGTCCCACACCACAACTGCGCAGGCTTTGGTTTGCAAGCGGCCTGAACGCTTTGCGCGCCTGCGTCATGACGCTCATGGGCGTCTGGACACATTGGACGAGAGAAAGCAGGGCGCAAAGCCCGACGGCAATCGCCACCAGTTCATGGTCGAGTGTGGGCTTCAGGATCAGCTGCGGAAAACCGAAGAGCACTACCGCCGCGACGCCACAGGTCGCCGCCCAAAGAAGAACGAGTGCGGCCATGAAGATGCGTTCCGACTTGATCGCGCCGGCATGATCGCCGCTGGCCACTGCGCGGGTCATGCGCGGCCGTTCAAGTTGGGTGAGCGCAGTGATACACACATTCACCGGCCGGAAGAATAGCATCCCTACCGCCACCGGCGCAAAGGCCGTTGGCCCGGCGAGCAAAGTAACGATATAGCTGTGCGAGTTGGAGGTCGCTTCAGTTGATAATACGCCCACCAGCGTCCAGGCGGATTGCTCCCGCCACACTGGCCGGTAGCCGCTCAAGGCGCGGCCCGGCCCCATCGCGATATGTCGCCGCAGATAATCGAGGCCGAAGGGCGTAAGGCCCACAATGTTAGCCGCAACGAGCATGGCGCCGATGCTGGCGAGATCAGCTCCGGTGCGCGTTGCAATCAGCAATCCGGCAACGATCGTCCCCGCATAGGCAAGGTCTGATCGTGCCGCGCGGGCGGGTGCGTGATGCGCATAGGCATTGGACCGCCCGAACCAGCGCACGAGGGACAGGGTCCCCGCCAGCCCGAATATCGCCGCTGCTGATGGCGACGCCGTGGCCGACGCTATCCCTGCGCAGAGCAATCCCTGGCTGAGCGCCAGCAACAGGTTTATCGGAAAGAAGAAGTCGAACGATTTGCCATCGGCATCGTCGCCCTGATTGACCGCGATCGTATAGGGCGTGGATACCAGCGCGTTCGACAGGCCGTAGCCGAACTGGATGATCACCAGCAGAAAGGCCAGGATGCCGATCGCAGCAGTGTTGAGCTGGTGGATCGAAAACAGCTGTACGCCAAGATGACTGACCGACACGATTGCGGACGACAGGCTGGCCACGCCGAAACGGCCCAACAAGGCGCCAAGCCCCTTTCGCTGCGCGGGGGGAGGAGAGGCATGCTCAACGCTCGTCCCTCTCTGCTGCGGGAAGGGGGCGGGAAGGGCTTCAGGCTCGGCCCGTCCTTCAGCCATGGCGATGTTTCCAGATCAGCCACAGGGCATGCGGATTGGTCGTGATATAGCGCCAAGCGAGTTGTCTGGGACGCGTCACCATCCGGTGAAGCCATTCCAGGCCGGATTTCTGCATCCACATAGGCGCGCGGGGATAGTCCCCGGTCACATAATTATAGAGCCCGCCGCAGGTCACTATCCAACCGGCGTTTATCCTGTCCCTGTTGCGGACGCAGAATGCCTGCTCGCGCGGCTTGCCCGTGCCGACCCAAAGCACATCCGGGGCTGTCGCATTGATCTCTTCGATCACGGCATCCTCATCTTCGCGCGACCAGAAGCCGTTGCGCCGACCGGCCAATTCCAGCCCCGGCGCTGCTTCGAGGATCCGGTGCGCGCACTCCGCGTTCACTTTCTCCTCCCCGCCCAGCAAATAGTAGCGCACGCCTTGCTTCGCCGCGGGAACCAGACTGTCGATGAACATGTCGGTGGTGCTGGATCGATCCGCGATGGGTGTCTTGCCGAACCAGCGCGACGCTATGACGATGATCTGTCCATCGGCATGGATCAGGTCCGCCTGGGCGAGGTCTGCCCGGAACTGCGCGTCGCTGGCGTTCATGGACAGTCCTTGGCCGTTGCAGTCGAATACGAGCAAAGGCGGCTGCTTTTGCATCCGGCGCAGGGGTGCATCCCGGACCATCTTGTTGATAAGCGCGTCGAGTGAGAGGGTGGAGACCGGCACGCCGCCAACCATCACCTTCTTTTCCGGTCCTTCTGCAGAAGGGAAGGGCTGGCGCAGAGCCCGTTCGGCACTCATGCAATCACCGTCCCGGCGATCGGCACACCCTGCCTGTCGAGATCGTC of the Sphingobium herbicidovorans genome contains:
- a CDS encoding O-antigen ligase family protein, yielding MASTWHRIGNVPSPALPGSSVAEQDSRIVVVAQIFYFVFLMMVFIGQQPFASRTQDELVAMAADNDGSDLFKQALFIGFALLLTAVQMLRQHPLKYRFTFWPLAIMLVWFLITCSWGVDPFVSFKRVMQQFIVIYITFCALALMGPERLFTALRWALITSLIICWISMPLTPAAVHPPTESDKALIGAWRGFFFHKNIAGAVMALCFIVCGNAWIDRRKWYYALFALMAFLFVVGTKSKTSLALCIGMLMISNIYRALSDSTQKRAILLMMLGFGMVGFLALYIAYQPTIERLFADPTSFTGRVSIWQVVFDYLADHPYLGAGFGGFWQVGTNSPAHDYLNQQFQMLTAHSHDGYLEILVTTGPLGLIMLLVSFLALPAYWFLTGSTKQNQHLMVPAFAVWVFVMYQNLLETSFFDKDRQVWVIFLAAIATAHATFKAKPRPQWQRRQISSAETAHG
- a CDS encoding polysaccharide biosynthesis protein, encoding MAEGRAEPEALPAPFPQQRGTSVEHASPPPAQRKGLGALLGRFGVASLSSAIVSVSHLGVQLFSIHQLNTAAIGILAFLLVIIQFGYGLSNALVSTPYTIAVNQGDDADGKSFDFFFPINLLLALSQGLLCAGIASATASPSAAAIFGLAGTLSLVRWFGRSNAYAHHAPARAARSDLAYAGTIVAGLLIATRTGADLASIGAMLVAANIVGLTPFGLDYLRRHIAMGPGRALSGYRPVWREQSAWTLVGVLSTEATSNSHSYIVTLLAGPTAFAPVAVGMLFFRPVNVCITALTQLERPRMTRAVASGDHAGAIKSERIFMAALVLLWAATCGVAAVVLFGFPQLILKPTLDHELVAIAVGLCALLSLVQCVQTPMSVMTQARKAFRPLANQSLRSCGVGLMAVTLLTLAVAPIFSIAGVVLSQLVMMLGIWQIDRKWRAQHGVTG
- a CDS encoding WecB/TagA/CpsF family glycosyltransferase, whose amino-acid sequence is MSAERALRQPFPSAEGPEKKVMVGGVPVSTLSLDALINKMVRDAPLRRMQKQPPLLVFDCNGQGLSMNASDAQFRADLAQADLIHADGQIIVIASRWFGKTPIADRSSTTDMFIDSLVPAAKQGVRYYLLGGEEKVNAECAHRILEAAPGLELAGRRNGFWSREDEDAVIEEINATAPDVLWVGTGKPREQAFCVRNRDRINAGWIVTCGGLYNYVTGDYPRAPMWMQKSGLEWLHRMVTRPRQLAWRYITTNPHALWLIWKHRHG